In Pristiophorus japonicus isolate sPriJap1 chromosome 2, sPriJap1.hap1, whole genome shotgun sequence, one genomic interval encodes:
- the LOC139229994 gene encoding putative nuclease HARBI1, with protein MSDEHSLRRLMFRKEVIMELCNLLRAYLAAGISTSTSLSVAVKVTVALNFYATDSFQSPVGDICNISQFAVHCCIRQVTDTPYSKLMDYIKISMSREDQNECTRGFARIAGSPSESRMTCFHTNMSSKVADAGSTDYVTELCAMALQGHSWLLGNKGYGVTPWLMTPLRNPTTPTTQRCNTSHTTTWAIIEQTIGVLKQRFCCLDCSGGAFQYSPDTDSMITIACCMLHNLAIMRGQPLPPGMDDPPQEVDDEEENEELQPRRRQPSTVAVGRAARQRLIAHRFQ; from the exons ATGTCCGATGAGCACTCCTTAAGAAGGCTGATGTTCCGCAAGGAGGTGATCatggagctttgcaaccttctgcggGCATACCTGGCAGCTGGCATCAGCACCagcacctcgctgtcagtggcagtgaaagtgacggttgccctcaacttctatgctaccgactccttccagtctcctgtaggcgatatatgcaacatctcgcagtttgcagtacactgctgCATCCGTCAGGTGACTGACACTCCCTACAGCAAACTAATGGATTACATCAAgatcagcatgtccagggaagaccagAATGAGTGcacccgtggctttgccaggatagcaggcagtccctcggagtcaaggatgacttgcttccacactaacatgagttctaaggtggctgatgcgggatctacagactatgtcacag AGCTGTGTGCCATGGCTCTTCAAGGCCATAGCTGGCTCCTAGgcaacaaaggatatggtgtgaccccctggctgatgacacccctccgcaatcccaccaccccaACCACGCAGCGCtgcaacaccagccataccacaacctgggccattatcgagcaaactattgGGGTCCTGAAGCAGCGTttttgctgccttgactgctctggaggggcattccagtactcacctgatacaGACTCCATGATCACTATTgcctgctgtatgctgcacaacctggccattatgaggggccagccattaccaccagggatggatgacccacctcaggaggtcgatgatgaggaggaaaacgaggagcttcagccaaggaggaggcagcctagCACTGTTGCAGttggaagggctgctcgtcagagactcatcgctcatcgattccagtga